The Bacteroides ovatus genomic interval GGGACCTACCACATGAATAATACCATTCTTCGGATGCATCATGCCGTAGTGTGTCAGACCAAAATCCTTCGCATTCTGCGTCAGCGTGTCCACCTGCGTTTTAGAAATCGGATCTTCAATCTCCTTATCCTGATCGTGTGTCGGTGTATTATGGTCGGGCATACAAAATACCTTTTCGGGACGCAATACTCCGATTCCACGTTCACGCAATCCCGCAAAAGCCTGCGGACTAGTCACTTCGTGACAATATAACCGATCAATATAAAGCTGTGTAGGGCCATCTTCCACAGTAGTCACCACGTGGGCATCCCATATCTTATCAAATAATGTATTCATCTGTTTATTTACTATTTTACTAATTACTATTTACTCTTTCAATCAATCTCTGTAATACCAAACCGACTGTCAACCTCTTTTTTACGATTTGAATTTGTTAATACAGTCGATGTAGGCTTCTACCGAAGCAGCAATAATATCTGTATTGGCACCAAAACCATAATAAATCTGGTTATCGTATTCTACCTGCATGTGCACTTTACCTACATCATCACTTCCCTTACTGATAGCCTGAATAGTAAACTCTTTCAGAGTCATGTGGCGTTCTACAATCTTTTTCAATGCTTTGATAGCAGCATCTACCGGACCATTACCACTGGCACAAGCTTCAAACTTCTCACCGGCAATATTCAATCCCAAACTAGCTACCGAACGAACACCGACACCACTCGTCACCTGCAAGTAATCCAGTTTGATACGATGGTTCTGGCTACGGTCTGCACCTGCCAATACTAAAATATCATCATCATTAATATCTTTCTTCTTATCAGCCAACTTCAGGAACTCATCATATACCTTATCCAGTTTTTCCTGATCCAGATTCACTCCCAATATAGAAAGACGATTTTTCAATGCAGCACGTCCGCTGCGGGCAGTCAATACGATAGAGTTATCATCAATACCCACATCATGCGGATCGATAATCTCATACGTCTGTACATTTTTCAATACGCCATCCTGATGGATACCTGAAGAGTGTGCGAAAGCGTTACGTCCAACGATTGCTTTATTGGGTTGTACCGGCATATTCATCAGGCTGGATACCATACGGCTGGTCGGATAAATCTTCTGCGTATTGATATTGGTTTGAATATCTATTTCGTGATGGCTCTTAATAATCATGGCGATTTCTTCGAGAGCAGTATTTCCTGCACGTTCGCCAATACCGTTGATGGTAACTTCCACCTGACGCGCACCGTTCAAAACACCGGCTATCGTATTGGCAGTAGCCATACCCAAGTCATTATGACAGTGAGTAGAAAGTATGGCATTATCAATGCCGTCTACATGGTCAACCAAGTATTTTATCTTGGCGCCATATTCTGAAGGCAAGCAGTAACCTGTTGTATCAGGGATATTCACTACGGTAGCTCCCGCTTTGATGACAGCTTCTACCACACGTGCCAGATATTCGTTATCCGTACGGCCTGCGTCTTCTGCATAAAATTCCACATCGTCTACAAAACGGCGGGCATATTTCACAGCAGCTACTGCACGTTCGATAATCTCTTCACGATTCGAATTGAATTTATATTTAATGTGCGAATCAGAAGTACCGATACCGGTGTGAATACGTTTATGTTTAGCAAATTTCAGTGCATCTACGGCTACATCAATATCTTTTTGAACTGCGCGGGTCAAAGCACAGATAGTAGGCCAAGTCACCGCTTTTGAAATCTCAATTACTGAATTAAAATCCCCCGGGCTCGAAATGGGGAATCCGGCTTCAATCACGTCTACTCCCAACGCTTCCAATGCCTTTGCTACCTGAATCTTTTCTACTGTATTCAACTGGCATCCCGGAACCTGTTCACCATCTCTAAGAGTGGTATCAAAAATAAATAACCTATTGTCCATATTCTTATGTATATTATATAATTATTAGCATTAAAAAAAGCCTTTCACACTTGGAAGTGAGAAAGGCTTTCGTATATTTTCATTTATACACATTTACGCGCAGCACTCACTTCCACTAACCTTTGATAGTAGAATAATAATACCGCATAGTAGAATATGTATAAACATCTGATTCATTTCTTGTCTCTTTTATTAGTTTGACGGTGCAAAGGTATGGATTATTTCTTTACCACCAAATAATACGTTACTTTTTTATCGAAAAAAATATCATTTCATAAGTTAAAGCCGATTATTAGCAAAAATGTATCACGAATAAAGCGATATGTTTATTAAAACAGAAAGAGGGAGTAGAATGTTGAACCATTCTCTCCCTCTCCTTCTTTATTGTTCTAAATCAATAGATTACTTCTTATCGCAACATTCTTTCTTTTCTGCGCAATCAGCTTTTTTGTCGCAAGCAGTAGCACAAGAGTCCTTAGCCTGGCAGCAAGAATCAGTTTCAACAACAGCTTCCACTGTTTCTACAGTTGTCTCTTCACCTTCAGAAGCAGCGTTAGTAGTTTTGTTACCAGTACAAGACATCATTGCAAAAGAAAATGTTACTGCTACAGCAGCCAAAAATAATTTAGTTTTCATACCTTTTAAATTTGCTTTAAACGTTTAATAAAATAATTGTCGGTCGCAAATATAGCACTTTTTTCGCAAAGTACCAAATGACAGAAGCCCCTTGACTCAAAATGAATCAAGGGGCTTCTTAAAAACGGCGGCTACCTACTCTCCCACTGTTACGCAGTACCATCGGCGTGACGAGGCTTAACTTCTCTGTTCGGAATGGGAAGAGGTGGAACCCTCGTGCTATAACCACCTGAAGAAGGTTATGACATGATGAAAAGTAAAATTTCAGTGTCTAGCAAGCTAAACGTATATACCCAACCGGTACATGTCCGAAAGAAAGTGAACGGGCAATTAGTAATGCTCGGCTTTGATGTTACCACCTTTACACCTGCATCCTATCAACGTCATCGTCTTTGACGACCCTAAGAAATCTAATCTTGTGGCTGGCTTCGTACTTAGATGCTTTCAGCACTTATCCAATCCCGACTTAGATACCCAGCAATGCACCTGGCGGCACAACTGGTAAACCAGCGGTCAGTCCAACACGGTCCTCTCGTACTAGTGTCAGAGCCACGCAAATTTCATACGCCCACGATAGATAGAGACCGAACTGTCTCACGACGTTCTGAACCCAGCTCGCGTGCCACTTTAATGGGCGAACAGCCCAACCCTTGGGACCTTCTCCAGCCCCAGGATGTGACGAGCCGACATCGAGGTGCCAAACCCCTCCGTCGATATGAGCTCTTGGGAGGGATCAGCCTGTTATCCCCGGAGTACCTTTTATCCTTTGAGCGATGTCCCTTCCATACGGAAACACCGGATCACTATGCTCTAGTTTCCTACCTGATCGACTTGTCTGTCTCCCAGTCAAGCGCCCTTATGCCATTACACTCTACGGACGGTTACCAATCGTCCTGAGGGCACCTTTAGAAGCCTCCGTTACACTTTTGGAGGCGACCACCCCAGTCAAACTACCCACCAAACAGTGTCCTCGTTTCTACGAGTTAGAACTCAAATAATCAAAGGGCCGTATTTCAACAGCGACTCCACAAATACTGGCGTACCTGCTTCAAAGTCTCCGGCCTATCCTACACATCAATTACCCAAATTCAATGTTAAGCTATAGTAAAGGTTCACGGGGTCTTTTCGTCCCATCGCGGGTAATCGGCATCTTCACCGATACTACAATTTCACTGAGCTCACGGTTGAGACAGTGTCCAGATCATTACACCATTCGTGCAGGTCGGAACTTACCCGACAAGGAATTTCGCTACCTTAGGACCGTTATAGTTACGGCCGCCGTTTACTGGGGCTTCAATTCAATGCTTCTCTTGCGATGACATCTCCTCTTAACCTTCCAGCACCGGGCAGGTGTCAGGCTGTATACGTAATCTTTCAATTTAGCACAGCCCTGTGTTTTTGTTAAACAGTTGCCTGGACCTATTCTCTGCGCCCAACTCTCGTTGGGACCCTTTATCCCGAAGTTACAGGGTCAATTTGCCTAGTTCCTTAACCGTGAATCACTCAAGCGCCTTAGTATATTCAACCCGACTACGTGTGTCCGTTTGCGGTACGGGTACCTTAAAGATTAAGTTTAGCGGATTTTCTTGGGAGTATGCTTACACGCACTATTACCTTATTCCGAAGAATTTGGTATACTATCAGGTTCGACTCTTATCCCGGATTTGCCTGGGATAATCAACATCTACACCCTTCAACGGACTATTCCGTCAGTCCGCGGCGCTGTCACTCCTCCGTCTCCACGTCACTCCTTAAGGTAGTACAGGAATATTAACCTGTTCTGCCATCGGCCTCACCGTTCGGCTGAGCCTTAGGACCCGACTAACCCTGATCCGATTA includes:
- a CDS encoding 2-isopropylmalate synthase yields the protein MDNRLFIFDTTLRDGEQVPGCQLNTVEKIQVAKALEALGVDVIEAGFPISSPGDFNSVIEISKAVTWPTICALTRAVQKDIDVAVDALKFAKHKRIHTGIGTSDSHIKYKFNSNREEIIERAVAAVKYARRFVDDVEFYAEDAGRTDNEYLARVVEAVIKAGATVVNIPDTTGYCLPSEYGAKIKYLVDHVDGIDNAILSTHCHNDLGMATANTIAGVLNGARQVEVTINGIGERAGNTALEEIAMIIKSHHEIDIQTNINTQKIYPTSRMVSSLMNMPVQPNKAIVGRNAFAHSSGIHQDGVLKNVQTYEIIDPHDVGIDDNSIVLTARSGRAALKNRLSILGVNLDQEKLDKVYDEFLKLADKKKDINDDDILVLAGADRSQNHRIKLDYLQVTSGVGVRSVASLGLNIAGEKFEACASGNGPVDAAIKALKKIVERHMTLKEFTIQAISKGSDDVGKVHMQVEYDNQIYYGFGANTDIIAASVEAYIDCINKFKS